Sequence from the Acidobacteriota bacterium genome:
GGCCGGGAACGACACCTTGCCGATCGGGGCGTGCACGATGCCGGTCTTGTCCACGCGGAACTCGACCTTGCCCGCCTTGATCTCCTGCACGGCCTTCGCGATGTCGGTCGTGACGGTGCCCGTCTTCGGGTTGGGCATCAGTCCGCGCGGACCGAGTACCTTGCCGAGCCGGCCCACGGCCCGCATCATGTCGGGCGTGGCCACGACGGCGTCGAAGTCCGTCCACCCGCCCGCAATCTTCTCCACGAGTTCCTCGCCGCCGATCGCGTCGGCGCCGGCGGCTTCCGCCTCACGCTGCTTTTCGGCGTTGGCGATCACGAGCACGCGCTTGGTCCTGCCCAGGCCGTGCGGCAGCACCACGGTGCCGCGCACCATCTGATCGGCGTGCTTGGGATCCACGCCGAGACGCATGGCCACTTCGACGGTCTCGTCGAACTTCGTGTACTTGAGCTTCTGGACGAGCGGAATCGCTTCGTCCAGCACGTACGGCCGCTCTTCGACTTGCGCGCGCGCCGCCGCGTACTTCTTCCCGGGATTGGGCATGCACTGACCTCCGTGGTTCAGACGGCCGCCGAAACGACCTCCCACAATTACCGCATCACCTACACCACATCCAGACCCATCGAGCGCGCCGTGCCGCTCACGCTGCGGATGGCCGACTCGACCGATTCGCAGTTGAGATCCGGCAGCTTGATCCGCGCGATCTCCTCGACCTGCGCCTTGGTCACCGTGCCCACCTTGTTCTTGTTGGGCTCGGCAGACCCCTTCTCCACCTTCGCGGCGCGCTTGAGCAGCACGGGCGCGGGCGGCGTCTTGAGCACGAAGGTGTACGAGCGGTCGGCGTACACCGTCACCACCACGGGGATGATGAGGCCGTCCTGCCCGGCGGTCTTCGCGTTGAAGTTCTTGCAGAAGTCCATGATGTTGACGCCCTGCGGACCGAGTGCGGTACCGACAGGCGGCGCCGGCGTCGCCTTGCCGGCGGCAATCTGGAGCTTCACGAGTGCTTGGACTTTCTTGGCCATGTGTCTGCGAACCGTCCCTGCTGCGATCGAACCCTAGAGTTTCTCGACCTGGAGGAAGTCGAGTTCCACCGGCGTCGACCGCCCGAAGATCGTCACCATGACCTTCAGCGTGCTGCGCTCGGTATTCACCTCGTCCACCGTCCCGTTGAAATTGGTGAACGGGCCTTCGTTGATGCGGACCTGATCGCCCTTGTCGAAGTGGTAC
This genomic interval carries:
- a CDS encoding 50S ribosomal protein L1, whose translation is MPNPGKKYAAARAQVEERPYVLDEAIPLVQKLKYTKFDETVEVAMRLGVDPKHADQMVRGTVVLPHGLGRTKRVLVIANAEKQREAEAAGADAIGGEELVEKIAGGWTDFDAVVATPDMMRAVGRLGKVLGPRGLMPNPKTGTVTTDIAKAVQEIKAGKVEFRVDKTGIVHAPIGKVSFPAENLLANAHALVDSVMKAKPAAAKGKYLKSLTVSSTMGPGVAIDTSHVESLVK
- the rplK gene encoding 50S ribosomal protein L11; the protein is MAKKVQALVKLQIAAGKATPAPPVGTALGPQGVNIMDFCKNFNAKTAGQDGLIIPVVVTVYADRSYTFVLKTPPAPVLLKRAAKVEKGSAEPNKNKVGTVTKAQVEEIARIKLPDLNCESVESAIRSVSGTARSMGLDVV